The nucleotide window ATTTCGACTCCTGTTTTATCAGAGAATGCTATCACTTGTGCTCCCGTTGGCACCTCCCACACCTGCGCTCGTTCATATAATATGGTATAAGTTCCTTTACCATGATGTGGTTGCATGAGGGCACATCATTAGCATTTTTAGGAGTTTCTAGCAGGTTCTTGAACTTTTTTTAGTCCGAGTCAGTTTGTCAAAGAAGCACACTCAATTGGAGTATACTGATCAACAGAAGAgactcatttttttttttttaattttcccaTGTCAGACTATTCGAGAAGTTCACTTACCACGTGAATATTTGGTGTCACGTTTTTAAGAGTCCACTACACAAGGTAGAGAATTGGCTAAAAACCATAACTACTTCAAAAATCTACTAGAAAAACTTTGCTAAAATGGCCACAAATCAAATAATTCTAGGGTATATGTGATTTTTGGAAGAGATCAAACAAAACTCGATCAAATGGGTTTGCTAAAATGCTTGAGCATGTCTAAGACAAGATGAGCAAATCTTTTCAACTGTTTttttaagagagagagagagagagagagagagagagagacctcATCTTGGTGGCACTCAATGATGATGAGAGCTGGGGGTGTCTCAATGAAAGTTTCCAGAAAGCTGCAAGGGGAGAAATCTTTGACAATGTTCACTTTCCTTAGGCCAATGTCCCAACCACTATCTGATTTTCCGACCTTTCCTCCTAATGCCCTACACAAAACCTATTTAACAGAAAAACATAAACAAGTTAGTTCATGGTCATTAGTCTCGTACGTTTTAGGATACAAGATGCATCGTTAATTAATTACTTGATttaaaaagtaatataaaaggAACCGAATGCTCGATTGGACCATTGGCATTGATTTATTTCCCTAAAACATAATTTTCTACAAATGAATTATAAATATAGAATCTTTTTATTATGTTCAGATGTATTGTGATTGGCACTTCCCATACAACCAGTCTACATCTCTTCATAGGCGGCACTCCCGCCCTCTCTCCACCCCTCTCACATCCTCCTCACGAACGCCTTTGTACAAGGATTTTTCGGCGTCTCTTTCTCATCCACGTCTTCCCTGCCCGTTTCTCTTTCTTCCACATCGGACCAAGGGCTTCCATGGGCTTGATGGAtgaaaagaaatagatgtttatGTGTGTGTAAATCCCTAAAATCATACCATTGACCTTTTCCCTTTTGCACCTTTTCTTTTCAGTGCTTTCATCAATTTGAGAGATTTTCTGAAAGACTGTCAACTTCATCTCTATCATTTGTAGTTTATCACTTTTCCTTTCAAATTCTAGTTTCTAGATTTAGTTTACCATCAATTCAGTATTTATGGTAAAAatgaatgaaaaaaaaactaaaaataagaTGAGTAATCTTTATGGTACAAAAGATTGATATTAAGGCACCTTTTAGGTTTTTCTTTTTTATTCAAAATCAAATAACTCACCATTTTTGGCAAAATATGCAAATGGAAATTTTGGTACTTACCAATTTCTCTAGAGCAAACACTAGCAGTCTctaaacaaaaatatataaaagcAGGTTACATTACAGCTTATCCTTATGTGATTGCCAATATATAGAATACACATAAGTCGAGAATTAGCTTTACCAAATAGTTATAAAATCAATAACATTATcgattatttttattattttattgggAGAAAGATTTCACCTTATCCAAAGAAAGGGTATTTCAAATTTAAAATTATCACGGACATCGTCTCTGGTCAATTATGAGGAACTGTGTTACTTAAACAATAATTAAGACAGTTAATTAAATAATCAGTATACAAAAActgatataatattttttttttaacataataatTATTTGAGTTTTGGCACTTAGGTAAGACGTGGCAACCAAAACTTATGAAAACATAAGATTAGAGTTAATTTATTAAGTTTACTGACACTGAACTTTTTGAAAAAGTTATAAACTAGAGCTAACAACCCAAATAAGAAAAAGCATGATCATTTGCTTTCACAAAAATTGTAGTCCAGGTTTTGTGAAACATAACAATTTTGCCATGAAAGAAATTGATTAATTTATGATGCAAATATTCTAGTGGCCAAGAAATGTCGCATTTTTTTTTGGTTACAGAAGAAATACTAATGGGACCTCTTTCAGAATCTCCATATATCGTGGATTATATAAGGTGACAGGAATAAAATGGAAAATTAGATTCGTGGCTAAAGATAATTATATGATTATATCTTGTTACTCAATTCAAGTGTTGCGAATATATTTTAGTTAAAGATGATATATTCGATGTTATAATGTTATATAAGGTTGTATTGCATTTGTGATATGAAGTATCTTAGAATTTGGATCACAAAACCCTTTCTAAGGTATGGGAAAAAGGTATCTCTATTATTATAACCAAGTTACATGATTAAAGATACCTGGTGGCCAAAGCAAATGCCAAGGACTTTCTTTTGCATGGAATATAGGGTTTGCAAAAGATGACAAAGTTCAAGAATCCAATTGTCATCTCCATAAGCATCATAAGGGCTTCCACTCACAACAAACCCATCATAGTTTTCAAGCTCATTCATATCAGGGAACTCCCCATCTACAACCCGGTACATATCCCACTTCTCTTCTTGTTCTTCATCGTCCCCAAAAGCCGCAACAAACACATTAAAATACCCTCCGTACACCTTCTTCACATATTCTGAGTCTCTTGCTGCTAACAGTAATGCATACCTTCTCTTGGATTCACATTCTATCCCCATTTCAGTGTGTTTTTAGTGTGTAGAGAAAGAATGCTCTTATATTTTGAGTAGTTTGGTGTTTAACAAAGGATGTGCTGCTTTTATATAGAACATAGAGAATAAAAACAAAGATTCCAGATGGCAGAAGTtgaataaataaagaataaaGAATCCATATAAGTAAGTGTGAATGCGATAATATAATTTAGTGGGGTGGGAATCAAAGATGACATAAGAAAGCTTAGGTAAAACCATAGTCACAGAATTCGTCCATGAAGCCACGAATTTCGTATTGGTACGAAACGTACCATCCGGAATTCGTATCAGTATTGTACGCTATCAATTCGTGAATTGCATACATCAAATCGGCGTTTTTTATACATCAAATCAGCGTATTTCAGACATCAATTCAGCATATGCAATTCATGAATTTATCCGATTTCGTTTTCTAAAGTAGCGAATTTGTAGGTATAATACGTATTAGGGTTTGGAAACGGCGCGTATGAAAATACGTACAATTGGCGGGATTATATAAAAAGCGGGAAACACAGAGAATACGTATGGTACGTTTCCATAATTCTGACCAGTTACCAAATCCCAGAAATCCATAATCATGTTTATATATACGCTGATTTGTTACTCAATTTCACACAATCACACCTTCAATTACACTGCATTCATTCCAATTTCACACCTTCACAATCAAATGGCTTTCGGAAAAAAAAAGCAATTACAGTGATGATCAAGAGACACATGTAAGCGAGACACAAGATTTCATTAACATTGATGATGAGGTTCAGGAAATATCGGCAGCAGGTGGAAGTCAATCGAAAAAACGAAGTGAAGAAACGTCTTATGATCCAACAAAGCCGCTCGTTAGTGAAGTAACCTACACGGGTGTTGGTACGTTTCTGCAGTTGATTAAATTAAATAGTGTGATTAAATCAGCATGCTTAACTTAATATTTGTTAGCAATATTAGTTTGTTAGCAGATATTTGTACAGATGGCAAAAGTCTGAAACCATTAGTTTATAGTTTAATTTAATCATCAGCATGCTTAACTTAATATTTGTCAGCATGATTAAATTAATATTTGTACAGTTGATTATATTTTCTTTGATCAGAGAAAAAACTTATATTTTATTGCTTTATGATTTAGACAAACAAAAACAACCCCAATAAATAGGGATACAAGAATGATAAATACGGAAATATGAGCTGGATGAAGGATCCAAAAGATCCTAACGGCTAAATGATTGATGCTAAAATGATGAAGGAAATCTCCCAAAAAAAGGAAATGATGAATAATTTCTGATCctataattttattttataacactccccctcaagttgagtagtaGGGTCTCCGAAGCTCAACTTGTTGAGgcaactgttgaacaatttcccGTTGACAGCCTTGGTTAAAATGTCTGCAAGTTGATCTTTAGAGGGAATAAGCGGAAGTTCTACAATCCCTGCTTCGAGCTTttctttgatgaaatgtctatCAACTTCCACATGTTTTGTACGGTCGTGTTGGACAGGATTTTCTGAAATCTATATGGCGGCTTGATTATCTCACATGATTTTACTGGGCTCAGTTTGGGGAAAATCAATCTCTGATAAAAGTTTGTGTATTCTGCTAATCCTCGTGCAACGCCTCGGAATTCTGCTTCAGCGCTAGACAAGGCGACAACCTTTTGTTTTTTGCTTTCCATGTAACTAAGTTTCCACCAACCAAAGTAAAGTATCCCGAAGTAGATCTCCGGTCATCTTTGTTTCCTGCCTAGTCTGCGTCTGTATAGGCCTGAATCTTCAAATGTTTGTTTGGCCGAAACAAAATCCCATGGCCTACAGTCCCTTTAAGGTACTTTATGTTCCTTAGAACTGCATCCATGTGATTCGTTTGTGGTCGGTGCATGAATTGACTGACAACTCCTACTGCGTATGCAATGTCAGGGCGGGTATGTGAAAGATATATAAGTTTGCCCACCAATCGTTTTCCTTGTCTGCCAAATCTTTTCCTTCTTCTATGTAGAGTTTCTGGTTGGTCATTATGGGAATGTCAACTGGTTTGCAGTCAATCATCCCTATCTCAGCCAGGAGATCAAGAATATATTTTTTCTGACATATGAAAATCCCTTGTTGAGATCTAAGAACTTCAATCCCAAGAAAGTACTTCAGTCTTCCTAAATCTTTCATTTCGAACTCGGTGAAAAGACTTTCCTTTAACTTCttaatttcttcttcatcattacCTGTAATAATCATATCATCAACGTATATAATTAAACAAGTTACAAATTTACCAGTTTGTTTAAGGAATAGTGTGTGGTCAGAATTGCTTTGTCGGAAGCCATATCCTTTCATTGCCAATGTAAATCTGCCAAACCAGGCCCGAGGGGATTATTTAAGACCGTAAAGAGTCCTTTTTAATCTACACACTTCATTAGCTTTAAAGTCTTTGGCAAAACCGGGGGGAGCCTCTATGTAAACTTCTTCTTCTAATTCTCCATGTAGAAAAGCATTTGTGACGTCAAATTGATGAAGGGGCCATCCTTCGTTTGCAGTGATGGAGAAAAGGACGCGAATAGTGTCAATTTTAGCAACCGGTGAAAAAGTTTCGAAATAGTCAATCCCATATGTTTGGGTGTAGCCTTTAGCTACGAGTCGAGTTTTATATCTTTCAATGGTTCCATCAGCTTTGTGTTTGATTGTAAAGACCCAACGACATCCTACTGGTCTTTTTCCTAAGGGAAGAACACCTTTTTCTCATGTATCATTTCTTTTGAGTGCTTCATTTCTTTTTCCATAgcattttttcaattttttgaaTTCAAGGCCTGTTCTATAGAGGTTGGTAGTTGCTCCTTATACAAGGAAGTTGTGAAGGCTTTGGCTTCTTTCGATAAGTTACCATTTGCAGTATTTGCCATGGGATATCTAGATGACCTCGTTTCTTTTTCTGGAGAGTATCGTTCTGGAGGAATCCCCCTATTAGCTCTTGGAGGCAAGACATATTTTCCTGTTGTTTCTTCTT belongs to Helianthus annuus cultivar XRQ/B chromosome 5, HanXRQr2.0-SUNRISE, whole genome shotgun sequence and includes:
- the LOC110940260 gene encoding gamma-glutamyl peptidase 3 isoform X2 encodes the protein MGIECESKRRYALLLAARDSEYVKKVYGGYFNVFVAAFGDDEEQEEKWDMYRVVDGEFPDMNELENYDGFVVSGSPYDAYGDDNWILELCHLLQTLYSMQKKVLGICFGHQVLCRALGGKVGKSDSGWDIGLRKVNIVKDFSPCSFLETFIETPPALIIIECHQDEVWEVPTGAQVIAFSDKTGVEMFTIGDHILGIQGHPEYPKDILNNLIDRLLNQDSIEVKAGNCRSR
- the LOC110940260 gene encoding gamma-glutamyl peptidase 3 isoform X1; protein product: MGIECESKRRYALLLAARDSEYVKKVYGGYFNVFVAAFGDDEEQEEKWDMYRVVDGEFPDMNELENYDGFVVSGSPYDAYGDDNWILELCHLLQTLYSMQKKVLGICFGHQVLCRALGGKVGKSDSGWDIGLRKVNIVKDFSPCSFLETFIETPPALIIIECHQDEVWEVPTGAQVIAFSDKTGVEMFTIGDHILGIQGHPEYPKDILNNLIDRLLNQDSIETELANVARSKLETADPDNKCWQEICKAFLKGYWNPYLSIEQ